In Candidatus Polarisedimenticolia bacterium, the genomic stretch CCGATCTCATCCAGGTGCGGCAGCCCGCGGAAGTACTCGGCATTGCTTCGAACCACGATGAGGGTCGCCTTCGGCGCGCCCCAGATCTCGAAGGGGCCGACGCCCGACTCGTCCTCCCCGAACGCCGAGATCCCGAGCGCCGGATGCGCCAGCCGCGCCGCGAAGCCCTTCACGGGCCATTTCAGGACCACCCGCAGGGTCAGGCCGTCCTCCAGGATCAGTCCCGAGACGTGCGCCGTGTCGCCGGCGCGAGTCTCCTCGAATCCCTTGACCGCTTCGAGCAGCCAGGCCTGCAGCGATTCGGACTGCTGAATGAGCTTCTCCCAGGAGGCGACGACGTGACGCGCCTCGACGTAGCGCCCGTTGGAGAAGGCGGTGTTGGGCCGCAGGTGGAACACCCATTCGCTGCCTCCGCGAAGCGCTTCCCATTTCTCGGCCAGCTCCCCTTCCACCTTGCCTCCCGGATCGAGCCGTGTCAGCCCGTGAAAGGCGAGGTCCCGCAGAATCCGGTCGCTCGAGGTGAACATCCGGGCGCCCGAGACGGTGGTGAAGGGATCCTCCAGCGCGAAGGTCGCGTCGCCGCCTTCCTCGGGAGCGCTCTCCCGGGCTTCGTGCGGCGGCGCCGGTGAGGAAGACGGCGGTTCGGCGGGAGCGGGCGGGCGTGGCCCCGGGGTGCGGGAGGGGCAGCCTGCGCAAAGAGCCAGCACCGCGATCGCCGCCAGCACGCCCGTCCGTCTGCGAAAAACGCCGAGGACGGACCGCGGTCTCAGGCTCAACGGCGTCGTTCTTTCCATGAATGAGTGGCTACCATCAGCGCGGGAAGCGTGGTGAGCGCCGTGATCAGGCAGGTGACCGAGCCGATGACGCAGACCATCCCCATCGACTGCAGGCCGGGATAGTTCGAAAGACCGACGGTGCCGAACCCGGCGACGTTGCTGAGGGCCGCCATGACCACGGCCTTCCCCGTCTCCAGCAAGCCTTCCGGGTTGTCCAGCCCTTCCTGCGAGATCCGGTGGATGATGTGGATGCCGTAGTCGATCCCGACGCCGAGGATCATGGTGGTGACGAAAGCGTTGACGAAGTTCATCTTGATCCCCACGGCCTGCATCCCGGCCAGCATCCAGACCACGCCGGTGAGCAGCTGGATCATCGCCAGCGTCGTGAGCCAGGCGCTGCGGAAATCGAGATAGAGCAAGACCGTCACCAGGGCCAGCCCCAGCAACACCGCCCGCCATGCGTCGCGCCGGAAGATGCGCCGCATCTCGGTGCTGGCGATATTCACCCCGGTGATCTGCACGCCATGGTCGGGATCGTGGACGGCGCGGACCAGCTCCGGCGGCGCATGACGCTTCGCCGCCACGTCGGCCGGGAAGAGGTAGGTCACGGTGCGTATCGAGCCTCCATCCCCTTTCACGTAGCGGCTCACGAACGGCTCCAGCCCCGCGGTGCGCAGGTCGTCGAGCGTCATCGTGCGGGTAGGATGGAGGGTGGCCGGCAGGGTTTTCAGATACTCATCGTAGCTTCCCTCGCGGAAACCGCTCTCCTGCAGCGACGCGCGGAAGGTCTTCTCGATGCGGTGGATGTCGTAGGGTCCTCCGGATCCGTTCTGCAGCGCCTGGATCACCGCCTCCTGGTCCTGGCGCGCCGGCAGGTAGGTCAGGATCGACTCGTACCCCAGCAGCGTGCCGTTCGACACGAAGGTCTCCAGCTTGCGGTTCACCTCGCGGTTCTTCTCCATCACCTCGTCCGCGTCGCGCCCGGTGCACACCACCATCATCGGATTGAAGGCGGCCCCGAAGCGGCGCGAGACCTTCTCCTGGATCAGGATGCCGCGGTTGTTGGGAGAGCGCAGGTCCTGCACGTTCTCGCTGAACTCGACCTTCGTGGCCAGCACCCCCGCCACGGCCGTGATCACGATCGAGGCGCCCACGACGAGACGGGGATGCGCGGTGCTCCAGCTGATCAGCCTCTGGATCCCGAAGGAGTGGAGGTAAAGCCGCTTCGTCACGTCCTTGCTGCGCTTGCGCCCCTCGTTCCAGGCGATCATCGCCGGCAGCAGGAACAGGATGGCCACCAGGCAGAGCAGGATCCCGGTCCCGACCAGGAAGCCGAAGTCCTTCAGCCCCTTGTACTCCGTCACGCACATGGCGTAGAAGGTTCCGGCCGAGGTGATCGCCCCGGTGAACACGCCGAAGGCCGTGGTGCCCATCATCAGGGAGAGCGCCTCCTCGAGACTGTGTCCCGCCTGCCGCTCCTCCACGTAGCGGGCGTACATCACGATGGTGAAGTCCGTCCCCAGTCCCATCAGCATGGCCCAGAAACCGGTGGTCGCCGAATTGATGTGCCCGAGGCAGAGGTAGGCGACCCCCAAAGTGAGGAACTGCCCCACCAGGAGCGGAACGGAGGAGTAGAGGATGGCGCCGAAGCGCCGGTAGCAGAAGGCGTACAGAGCGACGATCACCAGGAACGACAGCGTGCCGTTGCGCGTCATGTCCTGGCGAATCAGGTTGTTGTCCTCGAGGGCGATCATGTAGCCGCCCCCGAACGAGACCTCCGGCGCGCCGTTCTCGCCCTGAATCTCCCCGGCCGCCTCCTGCTCCGCCTTGCGGACCTTCTCCATCAGCTTCTTGGTGAAATCGATGTCCTGCGGCGGCTTGATCGGCTTGGCAATCATCAGCAGCGCGCCGCCGTCGGGAGACAGGTAGTAGCCGCTCTCGAGGTCCACTTTGAGCGCCCCTTTGCTGCGCAGAATCTCGCGCAGCAAAAGCGGGCTGATCCAGAAAGGGTCCTCCTGGAGGATCTTCTTGACCACGAAGGACGACGGTCCCGAGAGCTGGTCGGCGTTCTCCTGGACGCGGCGCCGGATGGCGGCATCGGTGAAGCGCGCCTCCAGCTCGGGAAGCTTGTCGGGCGGAAGAAAGAGAAGCTCGTTGCGGCGGAAGAACTCGAAGAAGGGGCCCGAGGTGTCGAGGCGGTGCTCGACGTAGCGGATTTCCGGGATCTTCTGCAGCCGGAGCGCCAGCAGGTCGGCGAATTCCTGCAGGTCTTCGGCGCTTTGGCCGTCCTTGGTCTCGAGCACCACCAGCAGGTAGTCGAGCCCCCCGAAATCCTTCAGGGCGTCGCGGAAGGAGTTGATGGCGACGTTGTTCTTGGGAAGAAGCGCCAGGACATCGCCGTCCAGCGTCAGGCGGCTTCCCAGCAGGATGGAGAGCGCCACGAACAGGACGGTGATGAGGAACACCATCCGGTAGTGCCGGGTGGCGAGGCGCTCGATGCGCAGGAAAAGTCCCTGCTTGATGGAACCCTTCACTTTGGCGGCACTCTCCGGGGCGAAATGGCGGGTGATTGTCCAGCAAAAGGGGCAGCGGGGCAAGCGGAAACGCTCGCTGTCGCCGTCCTTATGTGACCGCGGCCGACGTTGCGAGCCCGGAAGGATTCTTCAGGTTATGATCATGCGAGCGCATTGGAGACCAACATGGAAAAGCCCGCACCGACCCCGGTCCCGATCCATCCACTGCTGGCCCGGAGGTGGAGCGCCCGCGCTCTCGATCCGGACCGGATGGTGGAGCCTGAGAAGCTGGACGCCTTGCTCGAAGCGGCGCGCTGGGCCCCCTCCAGCAACAACGACCAACCCTGGAATTACCTGGTCTTCGACGGCTCCGATCCGGAAGCTCTCGAGCAAGCCCGCTCCTGCCTGGTGGAAGGCAACGCCTGGGCCAGGAAAGCGCCGCTGTTGCTGCTTTCCGTGGCCCGCGAGCACTTCATCCACAAAGGGAAGCCGAACCGTCACGCCCAGCATGACGTCGGCCTGGCCTCGGAGAACCTGGTGCTGCAGGGGACCGAGATGGGGCTGGTGACCCACCAGATGGCGGGCTTCGACGCCGACAAGGCGCGCCGCCTGTTCGGCATCCCCGAAGGCAACACTCCGATGGCCATGATTGCGCTGGGCTACCCCGGGAAGATCGAGGCATTGCCCGATCCGCTTCAGGAGCGCGAGCGCGGCACACGCACGCGCAAGGCGGTGGAGGAGTGGGCTTTCCAAGGGAAGTGGGGCAACGGAAGGAAGCGCTGAGCAGCTCCCATCGAAGGTTCTAGGCTGGAGGCGGCGCGGCGAGGCGCCGCGCCAGAGCGTGGTGCTCCTCCCACATCTCCGCAGGCATGCGCGCTCCGAATTTCTCCAGGAACTGCTGCTGGCTCTCCAGCGCGCCGAGCCATTGGGCCGGATCGACGGCCAGCAGCTCCTGGGTGTCGCGCGGGCTGATGTTCAATCC encodes the following:
- a CDS encoding MMPL family transporter, whose product is MKGSIKQGLFLRIERLATRHYRMVFLITVLFVALSILLGSRLTLDGDVLALLPKNNVAINSFRDALKDFGGLDYLLVVLETKDGQSAEDLQEFADLLALRLQKIPEIRYVEHRLDTSGPFFEFFRRNELLFLPPDKLPELEARFTDAAIRRRVQENADQLSGPSSFVVKKILQEDPFWISPLLLREILRSKGALKVDLESGYYLSPDGGALLMIAKPIKPPQDIDFTKKLMEKVRKAEQEAAGEIQGENGAPEVSFGGGYMIALEDNNLIRQDMTRNGTLSFLVIVALYAFCYRRFGAILYSSVPLLVGQFLTLGVAYLCLGHINSATTGFWAMLMGLGTDFTIVMYARYVEERQAGHSLEEALSLMMGTTAFGVFTGAITSAGTFYAMCVTEYKGLKDFGFLVGTGILLCLVAILFLLPAMIAWNEGRKRSKDVTKRLYLHSFGIQRLISWSTAHPRLVVGASIVITAVAGVLATKVEFSENVQDLRSPNNRGILIQEKVSRRFGAAFNPMMVVCTGRDADEVMEKNREVNRKLETFVSNGTLLGYESILTYLPARQDQEAVIQALQNGSGGPYDIHRIEKTFRASLQESGFREGSYDEYLKTLPATLHPTRTMTLDDLRTAGLEPFVSRYVKGDGGSIRTVTYLFPADVAAKRHAPPELVRAVHDPDHGVQITGVNIASTEMRRIFRRDAWRAVLLGLALVTVLLYLDFRSAWLTTLAMIQLLTGVVWMLAGMQAVGIKMNFVNAFVTTMILGVGIDYGIHIIHRISQEGLDNPEGLLETGKAVVMAALSNVAGFGTVGLSNYPGLQSMGMVCVIGSVTCLITALTTLPALMVATHSWKERRR
- a CDS encoding nitroreductase family protein, whose protein sequence is MEKPAPTPVPIHPLLARRWSARALDPDRMVEPEKLDALLEAARWAPSSNNDQPWNYLVFDGSDPEALEQARSCLVEGNAWARKAPLLLLSVAREHFIHKGKPNRHAQHDVGLASENLVLQGTEMGLVTHQMAGFDADKARRLFGIPEGNTPMAMIALGYPGKIEALPDPLQERERGTRTRKAVEEWAFQGKWGNGRKR